A single genomic interval of Spinacia oleracea cultivar Varoflay chromosome 6, BTI_SOV_V1, whole genome shotgun sequence harbors:
- the LOC110803420 gene encoding probable trehalase: protein MANFCARSYIFTLLFSLFLLILPIMSHPQKSCSVLDSGPVTSTIPLISFLEEIQETALNTFGPNNFDPKLYIDFSMKSNLSITQQAFSKLPRTTNGGVASAAKLQKFIQDYFNGAGDDLIYEHPVDFVVEPHGFLPKVKNHEVRAWALQVHGLWKNLSRKVSPSVKEHPELHTLLPLPESCVIPGSRFREVYYWDSYWVIRGLLASHMHKTATAIVTNLIYFVEKYGYVLNGARAYYTNRSQPPLLSSMIHEIYQRTGDINLIKKALPALIKEHGFWNSGVHKVTIRDSEGCSHNLSRYYAMWNKPRPESATMDKETASKLSDAADKQKLYREVASTAESGWDFSTRWMRNSSDLTTLTTTTILPVDLNAYILKMEFDIAYFAKIAGDNSIAAQFLEASKAREKAFNSVFWNEKMSQWLDCWITCKDDQTWEVSHQNQHLFASNFVPLWIKPFESASLAEKVMKSLANSGLVRATGIATSLTNSGQQWDFPNGWAPMQHIIIESLAKSGSKEAYLMAEDIAIRWIRTNHASYKNTGEMHEKYDVEKCGEYGGGGEYIPQTGFGWTNGVVLALLEEFGWPQDRKLDC, encoded by the exons ATGGCCAATTTTTGTGCTAGAAGTTACATTTTTACACTCCTTTTTTCACTATTCCTTCTAATTTTGCCAATCATGTCACACCCACAAAAAAGCTGCAGTGTTCTTGATTCAGGCCCTGTAACTTCCACAATCCCTCTCATATCTTTCCTAGAAGAAATCCAAGAAACTGCCCTCAATACCTTCGGACCCAACAATTTTGATCCTAAACTGTATATCGATTTCTCAATGAAATCTAATCTCTCCATCACTCAACAAGCCTTTTCTAAACTGCCAAGAACAACCAATGGCGGCGTCGCCTCCGCCGCGAAATTGCAAAAGTTCATCCAAGATTACTTTAATGGTGCTGGGGATGATTTGATTTATGAACATCCAGTTGATTTTGTGGTTGAGCCACATGGGTTTTTACCCAAAGTTAAGAATCATGAGGTTAGAGCTTGGGCATTGCAAGTTCATGGTTTATGGAAGAATTTGAGTAGAAAGGTTTCACCTTCTGTGAAAGAGCACCCTGAGTTGCATACCTTGCTGCCTTTGCCTGAATCATGTGTTATTCCTGGTTCAAGGTTTAGGGAGGTTTATTACTGGGATTCTTATTGGGTTATCAG GGGCTTGCTAGCGAGTCATATGCACAAGACTGCAACAGCAATTGTGACTAACCTCATTTATTTTGTTGAGAAGTATGGCTATGTGCTTAATGGTGCTAGAGCATATTACACCAATCGAAG TCAACCTCCTCTATTGAGTTCAATGATACATGAGATTTACCAAAGAACTGGTGACATAAATTTGATTAAGAAGGCCCTTCCTGCTCTAATCAAAGAACACGGATTTTGGAACTCAG GTGTGCATAAGGTTACAATTCGTGATTCCGAAGGCTGCAGTCACAACTTGAGTAGATATTATGCTATGTGGAATAAACCAAGGCCGGAGTCTGCAACTATG GACAAGGAAACTGCTTCAAAGCTATCTGATGCAGCTGACAAACAGAAGCTTTACCGTGAGGTGGCTTCAACTGCTGAATCTGGATGGGATTTTAGTACAAGGTGGATGAG GAATTCTTCTGATCTAACAACATTGACCACTACAACGATACTGCCTGTAGATTTGAATGCATACATACTCAAG ATGGAGTTTGATATAGCGTACTTTGCAAAAATTGCTGGAGATAACAGCATAGCTGCACAATTCCTTGAAGCATCTAAAGCAAGAGAGAAAGCGTTCAACTCTGTCTTCTGGAATGAAAAGATGAGCCAATGGCTTGACTGCTGGATCACTTGCAAG GATGATCAAACATGGGAAGTTTCTCATCAGAATCAGCATTTATTTGCTTCAAACTTTGTCCCTTTATGGATAAAGCCATTTGAATCAG CTTCATTGGCTGAGAAAGTCATGAAAAGCCTTGCAAATTCAGGCTTGGTTCGTGCTACTGGTATTGCAACTTCTTTGACAAACTCGGGTCAACAATG GGATTTTCCTAACGGTTGGGCCCCTATGCAACACATTATTATTGAATCTCTAGCAAAGTCTGGGTCCAAGGAAGCCTATTTGATGGCAGAAGATATAGCAATCAGGTGGATTAGGACAAACCATGCAAGCTACAAGAATACTGGAGAAATGCATGAAAAGTACGATGTTGAAAAATGCGGTGAATATGGAGGCGGCGGTGAATACATACCACAG ACTGGTTTTGGCTGGACAAATGGAGTTGTATTGGCATTATTAGAAGAATTTGGATGGCCTCAGGATAGGAAGCTTGATTGTTAA
- the LOC110803414 gene encoding uncharacterized protein: MEGKLVSYKSLFAVILILSLVQLTTAAKNDLPRMMLGRPLSCQTYFESCSFMNSCCPGTQCYKGQCVDDPRSGCVRIYGTCGFFSGTCCHKMECINSECIVPKSNTLEFSII; this comes from the exons ATGGAAGGCAAGCTAGTTTCCTACAAGTCCTTGTTTGCAGTTATTCTCATCCTTTCATTag TTCAATTAACGACTGCTGCGAAAAATGACCTTCCACGGATGATGCTCGGAAGACCACTATCATGTCAAACTTACTTTGAATCTTGTAGTTTCATGAATTCTTGTTGTCCTGGAACGCAATGCTATAAAGGACAATGTGTTGATG ATCCCAGATCAGGATGCGTGCGTATATATGGAACATGCGGGTTTTTTTCCGGCACTTGTTGTCATAAAATGGAGTGTATTAACTCCGAGTGTATCGTTCCAAAGAGCAATACCCTTGAATTCTCCATAATATGA